In the Nymphalis io chromosome 2, ilAglIoxx1.1, whole genome shotgun sequence genome, one interval contains:
- the LOC126779761 gene encoding anaphase-promoting complex subunit 15-like produces MNVPFPLLFPRFVDPSWFSADSPCDEDAELTNMEQAHQQWLNSIGQQYMKRPPLGKVDPEPLEEEAESDEEEEEEVNDESDESEESHDEDEEEELRAYSPLSNNNILEPEALEDPNENPENNNNPDQGALWPIQ; encoded by the exons ATGAATGTACCGTTCCCATTATTGTTTCCACGTTTTGTGGATCCTTCTTGGTTTAGCGCCGACAGCCCCTGTGACGAGGACGCCGAATTAACTAACATGGAACAAGCTCATCAACAAtgg CTTAATTCCATTGGGCAGCAATATATGAAACGTCCACCATTGGGTAAAGTGGATCCGGAACCCCTGGAGGAAGAGGCTGAGTCTgatgaagaagaagaagaagagg TTAATGATGAATCTGATGAATCGGAGGAGTCACATGATGAAGATGAAGAGGAAGAACTACGTGCTTATTCAcctttaagtaataataatatactagagCCTGAAGCTTTAGAAGATCCCAATGAAAACCCAGAGAACAACAACAATCCTGACCAAGGTGCTCTTTGGCCTATTCAGTAA
- the LOC126779590 gene encoding uncharacterized protein LOC126779590 isoform X1: protein MINSLATIITLIIIQTADSMINRKHNFLLSNNNPEEDIVNFMSSKGYLRNDKILPRLSIMKNTKNDISYILSKLTDEELIRLLNVEPNKNVYDLNDIVRIAVGGTQIKQAYIDDTLTNVDNKSYPIPYISNAQTAYHKLNQKEIFPQKQKNSASFLALKKLHNLIHNRSQQEPQEEKLSDEKKELLFDILVAQLKTLCCKSTFKKRNSQFNDLHTDIIAEKMPIQSQNKPQPHTINKKNYEYIFLILNDEIKNMGDDDLVVVDPDTLEKNSSVLILGPVTSPLADDQLKIVMNRISHELSKPEYIPLIQQLSDGTIGDSNVNVLKNFISGPETRRYIKAHRCNHQSKLAKIYGGPKWLICTGYLNINTPSLYD from the exons ATGATAAATAGTCTTGCTACGATCATAACTCTAATAATT atTCAAACAGCAGATTCAATGATAAATCGaaaacataactttttattgagcAACAATAATCCAGAAGAAGACATAGTGAATTTTATGAGTTCTAAGGGCTATTTAcgaaatgataaaattttgcCTCGGTTATCAATAATGAAGAACACGA aaaatgatatttcttatatattatctaaattaaCCGATGAAGAATTAATAAGGTTGTTAAATGTTGAGCCAAATAAGAATGTTTATGATTTAAATGATATTGTTAGAATAGCGGTGGGCGGTACACAAATAAAACAAGCTTATATTGACGATACGCTGACAAATGTTGATAATAAAAGCTATCCAATACCATATATCAGTAATGCTCAAACAGCATATCATAAATTGaatcaaaaagaaatatttcctcagaaacaaaaaaatagcgCAAGTTTTTTGGCTTTAAAAAAACTTCATAATCTTATACATAATCGATCCCAACAAGAGCCTCAAGAGGAAAAACTAAGCGACGAGAAgaaagaattattatttgatatccTCGTTGctcaattaaaaacattatgttgtaaaagtacttttaaaaaacGGAACTCGCAATTTAACGATCTTCATACTGATATAATTGCTGAAAAAATGCCTATACAGTCTCAAAATAAACCACAAccacatacaataaataaaaaaaattatgaatatatttttttaattttaaatgacgaaattaaaaatatgggtGATGATGATTTAGTAGTTGTGGATCCTGACACCCTCGAAAAAAATAGCAGCGTTTTGATTCTAGGACCAGTTACATCTCCATTGGCTGATGACCAACTGAAAATAGta ATGAATCGCATTTCCCACGAATTATCAAAACCCGAGTATATTCCATTAATACAACAACTTTCTGATGGGACTATTGGTGATAGTAATGTTAATGTTTTGAAAAATTTCATTTCTGGTCCTGAAACACGAAGGTACATAAAAGCTCACAGATGCAATCATCAGTCAAAACTGGCAAAAATTTATGGGGGGCCAAAATGGTTAATTTGTACTGgctacttaaatataaacacacCGAGTCTATACGATTAA
- the LOC126779590 gene encoding uncharacterized protein LOC126779590 isoform X2, translated as MINRKHNFLLSNNNPEEDIVNFMSSKGYLRNDKILPRLSIMKNTKNDISYILSKLTDEELIRLLNVEPNKNVYDLNDIVRIAVGGTQIKQAYIDDTLTNVDNKSYPIPYISNAQTAYHKLNQKEIFPQKQKNSASFLALKKLHNLIHNRSQQEPQEEKLSDEKKELLFDILVAQLKTLCCKSTFKKRNSQFNDLHTDIIAEKMPIQSQNKPQPHTINKKNYEYIFLILNDEIKNMGDDDLVVVDPDTLEKNSSVLILGPVTSPLADDQLKIVMNRISHELSKPEYIPLIQQLSDGTIGDSNVNVLKNFISGPETRRYIKAHRCNHQSKLAKIYGGPKWLICTGYLNINTPSLYD; from the exons ATGATAAATCGaaaacataactttttattgagcAACAATAATCCAGAAGAAGACATAGTGAATTTTATGAGTTCTAAGGGCTATTTAcgaaatgataaaattttgcCTCGGTTATCAATAATGAAGAACACGA aaaatgatatttcttatatattatctaaattaaCCGATGAAGAATTAATAAGGTTGTTAAATGTTGAGCCAAATAAGAATGTTTATGATTTAAATGATATTGTTAGAATAGCGGTGGGCGGTACACAAATAAAACAAGCTTATATTGACGATACGCTGACAAATGTTGATAATAAAAGCTATCCAATACCATATATCAGTAATGCTCAAACAGCATATCATAAATTGaatcaaaaagaaatatttcctcagaaacaaaaaaatagcgCAAGTTTTTTGGCTTTAAAAAAACTTCATAATCTTATACATAATCGATCCCAACAAGAGCCTCAAGAGGAAAAACTAAGCGACGAGAAgaaagaattattatttgatatccTCGTTGctcaattaaaaacattatgttgtaaaagtacttttaaaaaacGGAACTCGCAATTTAACGATCTTCATACTGATATAATTGCTGAAAAAATGCCTATACAGTCTCAAAATAAACCACAAccacatacaataaataaaaaaaattatgaatatatttttttaattttaaatgacgaaattaaaaatatgggtGATGATGATTTAGTAGTTGTGGATCCTGACACCCTCGAAAAAAATAGCAGCGTTTTGATTCTAGGACCAGTTACATCTCCATTGGCTGATGACCAACTGAAAATAGta ATGAATCGCATTTCCCACGAATTATCAAAACCCGAGTATATTCCATTAATACAACAACTTTCTGATGGGACTATTGGTGATAGTAATGTTAATGTTTTGAAAAATTTCATTTCTGGTCCTGAAACACGAAGGTACATAAAAGCTCACAGATGCAATCATCAGTCAAAACTGGCAAAAATTTATGGGGGGCCAAAATGGTTAATTTGTACTGgctacttaaatataaacacacCGAGTCTATACGATTAA
- the LOC126779678 gene encoding DNA-3-methyladenine glycosylase 1-like, which yields MLRNSSNRLNEKIIRCGWLNDDPLYISYHDNEWGKPAYDNIYLFEMLCLEGQQAGLSWITILKKRDNYRKLFYNFNPNEIVQFNDNDVKRLLSNPDIVRHKGKIEAIIKNAKCYIEMKMNGEDFSKFVWNFVDNNPIVNNCTNDQKMPSSTVTSIALSKALKKKGFQYVGSTTCYAFMQACGLVNDHVNDCISKN from the coding sequence ATGTTGAGAAACAGCTCAAACAGACTAAACGAGAAAATAATTAGATGTGGATGGTTAAATGATGATCCACTCTATATATCTTACCATGACAATGAGTGGGGCAAGCCAgcttatgataatatataccTCTTTGAAATGCTTTGCTTGGAAGGACAACAAGCAGGATTGTCATGGAtaacaattttgaaaaaaagagACAACTACcgtaaacttttttataactttaatccAAATGAAATTGTTcaatttaatgataatgatgTAAAAAGGCTTTTATCTAATCCTGATATTGTTAGACATAAAGGTAAAATAGaggcaattataaaaaatgcaaaatgttatattgaaatgaaaatgaatggAGAGGATTTTTCTAAATTTGTTTGGAACTTTGTCGACAATAATCCAATAGTTAATAATTGTACAAATGATCAAAAAATGCCATCATCTACTGTCACCTCTATAGCACTTTCTAAGGCTTTGAAGAAAAAAGGGTTTCAATATGTTGGTTCAACCACTTGTTATGCTTTTATGCAGGCCTGTGGCTTAGTTAATGACCATGTTAATGATTGTAtcagtaaaaattaa